A genomic window from Punica granatum isolate Tunisia-2019 chromosome 2, ASM765513v2, whole genome shotgun sequence includes:
- the LOC116198100 gene encoding acyltransferase-like protein At3g26840, chloroplastic isoform X1, producing the protein MAAAGAFISASGFSPAILRRQSYPAPGALRPALSSTRRFAASTTEQLSTASAPPEDSGPNGRPRKDVEPSRSTVSAASPFMEDEGPEGEGKSLEEFFDLARDLIRPDGGPPRWFSPLECGSRLDDSPLLLYLPGIDGTGAGLASQHKKLGKIFDVWCLHIPVMDRTPFTGLVKMIEKTVKSESHNSPNRPIYLVGESLGACLALAVAACNPDLDLVLILANPATSFNASQIQPLIPLLEIVPDQVQLSHPYLLTLMRGDPLKILRATSEKALPPQETVDMLSKDLLTMSSYVSVLADILPKGTLLWKLQMLKLASAFTNSRLHAVKAQTLLLISERDQLLPSKAEASRLYRALPGCEIRKYEENGHFLFLEDGIDLVTTIKSARFYRRRKTLDDIADYLPPTYSEFIKQFESSRWVNDFTAPVMLSTLENGKIVRGLAGIPSEGPVLLVGYHMLLGLELVPLIAQFLFERNIHVRGIAHPMMFAKYKEGRSGPSPSYYDTFRIMGAVPVSGTNLFKLLSRKAHILLYPGGMREALHRKGEEYKLFWPEQSEFVRMAARFGAKIVPFGAVGEDDIGQVVVDYDDLTKIPYFRDQIKNLTDGNVRLRTTATGEVANQDVHLPGIMPKIPGRFYYFFGKPIETEGRKQELKDREKAHELYLEVKSEVEKCIAYLKEKREGDPYRSIFSRLVYQTINGSSSEIPTFEL; encoded by the exons ATGGCGGCGGCCGGAGCTTTCATCTCCGCCTCCGGCTTCTCCCCCGCCATCCTCCGCCGCCAGTCTTATCCAGCTCCCGGAGCTCTGCGGCCGGCGCTCAGCTCCACTCGACGATTCGCTGCTTCGACAACTGAGCAGCTGTCCACTGCTTCAGCTCCACCGGAAGATTCCGGTCCGAACGGGAGGCCCCGGAAGGACGTGGAGCCAAGCAGGAGTACCGTGTCAGCGGCATCGCCATTCATGGAAGACGAGGGACCGGAGGGTGAGGGGAAGAGCTTGGAGGAGTTCTTCGACCTCGCCAGGGATTTGATCCGACCGGACGGCGGACCCCCTCGGTGGTTCTCTCCACTTGAGTGCGGGTCTCGCCTGGATGATTCTCCTCTGCTCCTCTATCTGCCCG GAATTGATGGTACTGGAGCTGGGCTTGCTTCGCAGCACAAGAAGCTCGGGAA GATTTTTGACGTTTGGTGCTTGCACATTCCGGTCATGGATCGAACGCCATTTACAG GCCTTGTAAAAATGATTGAGAAGACAGTGAAATCAGAGAGCCACAATTCGCCGAATAGACCTATTTATCTTGTTGGAGAATCACTGGGAGCATGCCTCGCACTAGCTGTAGCAGCATGTAACCCAGATCTTGATCTCGTACTCATCCTAGCTAACCCAG CAACATCTTTCAACGCATCACAAATACAACCTCTCATACCTTTGCTGGAAATCGTGCCGGATCAAGTCCAACTATCCCATCCTTACTTACTCACCTTGATGAGAG GTGATCCTTTAAAGATTCTGAGGGCCACTTCAGAGAAAGCACTCCCACCACAAGAAACAGTGGACATGCTATCAAAGGACCTCTTAACCATGTCTTCTTATGTCTCA GTTCTTGCCGATATTCTACCTAAGGGAACACTTCtatggaagcttcaaatgcttAAGTTAGCTTCAGCATTTACCAATTCACGCCTTCATGCAGTTAAAGCACAAACTCTCTTACTCATCAG TGAAAGGGATCAGCTGTTGCCAAGTAAAGCTGAAGCTTCACGGCTCTATCGTGCACTACCAGGATGCGAGATTCGTAAATATGAAGAGAATGGTCATTTCCTCTTCTTG GAGGACGGCATCGACTTAGTTACCACAATTAAGAGTGCTCGGTTCTATCGCCGCAGGAAGACCCTCGACGACATAGCAGACTACTTGCCACCGACCTACTCTGAGTTTATAAAGCAATTTGAATCAAGCAG ATGGGTAAATGACTTCACTGCTCCTGTGATGCTGTCAACTTTGGAGAATGGCAAAATCGTCCGAGGCCTTGCTGGGATCCCTTCAGAGGGCCCAGTTCTGCTTGTTGGCTATCACATGTTACTAGGACTGGAGCTGGTGCCATTGATAGCTCAGTTCTTGTTCGAGAGGAACATACATGTGCGCGGGATAGCTCATCCCATGATGTTTGCCAAGTACAAAGAAGGGAGGAGCGGCCCCAGCCCATCTTATTATGATACTTTCCGGATTATGGGGGCTGTTCCTGTTTCAGGAACAAACCTGTTCAAACTTCTTTCTAGGAAGGCTCACATCCTTCTCTACCCGGGCGGCATGCGTGAAGCCCTTCATAGGAAG GGTGAAGAATACAAGTTATTTTGGCCAGAACAGTCAGAATTTGTCCGAATGGCAGCACGATTTGGAGCAAAAATAGTACCCTTTGGGGCAGTCGGGGAAGATGATATTGGTCAG GTAGTTGTTGATTATGACGACCTAACAAAGATCCCATACTTCAGGGATCAGATAAAAAATCTGACTGACGGGAATGTAAGGCTCAG GACAACCGCCACCGGGGAGGTAGCAAATCAGGATGTACACCTTCCAGGAATTATGCCCAAGATCCCTGGTCGGTTCTACTATTTCTTCGGAAAACCAATAGAAACCGAAG GGAGGAAGCAGGAACTGAAGGACAGGGAGAAAGCTCATGAGCTGTACCTCGAAGTCAAGTCCGAGGTAGAGAAATGCATCGCCTACCTtaaagagaagagagaaggcGACCCTTACCGGAGCATCTTCTCTCGACTAGTTTACCAGACTATAAACGGCTCTTCATCTGAAATTCCAACATTCGAGCTGTGA
- the LOC116198100 gene encoding acyltransferase-like protein At3g26840, chloroplastic isoform X2, whose product MAAAGAFISASGFSPAILRRQSYPAPGALRPALSSTRRFAASTTEQLSTASAPPEDSGPNGRPRKDVEPSRSTVSAASPFMEDEGPEGEGKSLEEFFDLARDLIRPDGGPPRWFSPLECGSRLDDSPLLLYLPGIDGTGAGLASQHKKLGKIFDVWCLHIPVMDRTPFTGLVKMIEKTVKSESHNSPNRPIYLVGESLGACLALAVAACNPDLDLVLILANPATSFNASQIQPLIPLLEIVPDQVQLSHPYLLTLMRGDPLKILRATSEKALPPQETVDMLSKDLLTMSSYVSVLADILPKGTLLWKLQMLKLASAFTNSRLHAVKAQTLLLISERDQLLPSKAEASRLYRALPGCEIRKYEENGHFLFLEDGIDLVTTIKSARFYRRRKTLDDIADYLPPTYSEFIKQFESSRWVNDFTAPVMLSTLENGKIVRGLAGIPSEGPVLLVGYHMLLGLELVPLIAQFLFERNIHVRGIAHPMMFAKYKEGRSGPSPSYYDTFRIMGAVPVSGTNLFKLLSRKAHILLYPGGMREALHRKGEEYKLFWPEQSEFVRMAARFGAKIVPFGAVGEDDIGQVVVDYDDLTKIPYFRDQIKNLTDGNVRLRTTATGEVANQDVHLPGIMPKIPGRFYYFFGKPIETEVSRFRVTEFMITF is encoded by the exons ATGGCGGCGGCCGGAGCTTTCATCTCCGCCTCCGGCTTCTCCCCCGCCATCCTCCGCCGCCAGTCTTATCCAGCTCCCGGAGCTCTGCGGCCGGCGCTCAGCTCCACTCGACGATTCGCTGCTTCGACAACTGAGCAGCTGTCCACTGCTTCAGCTCCACCGGAAGATTCCGGTCCGAACGGGAGGCCCCGGAAGGACGTGGAGCCAAGCAGGAGTACCGTGTCAGCGGCATCGCCATTCATGGAAGACGAGGGACCGGAGGGTGAGGGGAAGAGCTTGGAGGAGTTCTTCGACCTCGCCAGGGATTTGATCCGACCGGACGGCGGACCCCCTCGGTGGTTCTCTCCACTTGAGTGCGGGTCTCGCCTGGATGATTCTCCTCTGCTCCTCTATCTGCCCG GAATTGATGGTACTGGAGCTGGGCTTGCTTCGCAGCACAAGAAGCTCGGGAA GATTTTTGACGTTTGGTGCTTGCACATTCCGGTCATGGATCGAACGCCATTTACAG GCCTTGTAAAAATGATTGAGAAGACAGTGAAATCAGAGAGCCACAATTCGCCGAATAGACCTATTTATCTTGTTGGAGAATCACTGGGAGCATGCCTCGCACTAGCTGTAGCAGCATGTAACCCAGATCTTGATCTCGTACTCATCCTAGCTAACCCAG CAACATCTTTCAACGCATCACAAATACAACCTCTCATACCTTTGCTGGAAATCGTGCCGGATCAAGTCCAACTATCCCATCCTTACTTACTCACCTTGATGAGAG GTGATCCTTTAAAGATTCTGAGGGCCACTTCAGAGAAAGCACTCCCACCACAAGAAACAGTGGACATGCTATCAAAGGACCTCTTAACCATGTCTTCTTATGTCTCA GTTCTTGCCGATATTCTACCTAAGGGAACACTTCtatggaagcttcaaatgcttAAGTTAGCTTCAGCATTTACCAATTCACGCCTTCATGCAGTTAAAGCACAAACTCTCTTACTCATCAG TGAAAGGGATCAGCTGTTGCCAAGTAAAGCTGAAGCTTCACGGCTCTATCGTGCACTACCAGGATGCGAGATTCGTAAATATGAAGAGAATGGTCATTTCCTCTTCTTG GAGGACGGCATCGACTTAGTTACCACAATTAAGAGTGCTCGGTTCTATCGCCGCAGGAAGACCCTCGACGACATAGCAGACTACTTGCCACCGACCTACTCTGAGTTTATAAAGCAATTTGAATCAAGCAG ATGGGTAAATGACTTCACTGCTCCTGTGATGCTGTCAACTTTGGAGAATGGCAAAATCGTCCGAGGCCTTGCTGGGATCCCTTCAGAGGGCCCAGTTCTGCTTGTTGGCTATCACATGTTACTAGGACTGGAGCTGGTGCCATTGATAGCTCAGTTCTTGTTCGAGAGGAACATACATGTGCGCGGGATAGCTCATCCCATGATGTTTGCCAAGTACAAAGAAGGGAGGAGCGGCCCCAGCCCATCTTATTATGATACTTTCCGGATTATGGGGGCTGTTCCTGTTTCAGGAACAAACCTGTTCAAACTTCTTTCTAGGAAGGCTCACATCCTTCTCTACCCGGGCGGCATGCGTGAAGCCCTTCATAGGAAG GGTGAAGAATACAAGTTATTTTGGCCAGAACAGTCAGAATTTGTCCGAATGGCAGCACGATTTGGAGCAAAAATAGTACCCTTTGGGGCAGTCGGGGAAGATGATATTGGTCAG GTAGTTGTTGATTATGACGACCTAACAAAGATCCCATACTTCAGGGATCAGATAAAAAATCTGACTGACGGGAATGTAAGGCTCAG GACAACCGCCACCGGGGAGGTAGCAAATCAGGATGTACACCTTCCAGGAATTATGCCCAAGATCCCTGGTCGGTTCTACTATTTCTTCGGAAAACCAATAGAAACCGAAG TGTCACGATTCCGTGTCACTGAATTCATGATCACATTTTGA
- the LOC116196975 gene encoding acyltransferase-like protein At3g26840, chloroplastic yields the protein MEDEGSNAEARKSLEQFLDLIKDLIRPAVAACNPELDLMLLLANPGAVVFWRHCPSHKFKRMKTTSGCFISLVPLPELMPEQIQLSHPYLLCLMRGDPLKTLTGHFRESTPVTRNVKGINCCQVKLRLQDFIVLYKDARFADTRRKDDGFDFVTTIKCALFYRSRKSLDYISDYLPPTYSEFINRFCCDSLGGPVLLVGYHMLLGLQLVLLVIGILIKRNIHVRGIAHLLLFAEYKEGCIGLNPSFYDKFCIMGAVPVSGMNHFKLLSRKSHILLYPDGNREALHKGVTVGYEDLMKIPNLRNLIREMNNEIVRLCSAYYHDDRTTVTGEVTNRDMHLPGIMPKIPERFYFMFGKPIETKGREQELRDRDKSHEVKSEKAQLDSLNQRSEIPSHLASLMNNARFDRPT from the exons ATGGAGGATGAAGGATCGAATGCTGAGGCCAGGAAGAGCTTGGAGCAGTTCCTCGACCTCATTAAGGATTTGATCCGACCAG CTGTAGCAGCATGTAACCCCGAGCTTGATCTCATGCTCCTTTTGGCTAACCCAGGTGCAGTCGTCTTCTGGCGACACTGTCCTTCACATAAGTTCAAGCGAATGAAAACTACGAGTGGTTGCTTCATC TCTCTCGTACCTTTGCCGGAACTCATGCCGGAGCAAATTCAACTTTCCCATCCTTACTTACTCTGCTTGATGAGAG GTGATCCTTTGAAGACTCTGACTGGCCACTTCCGAGAAAGCACTCCCGTCACAAGAAACG TGAAAGGGATCAACTGCTGCCAAGTCAAGCTGAGGCTTCAAGACTTTATCGTGCTCTACAAAGATGCGAGATTCGCAGATACGAGGAGAAAG GATGATGGCTTCGACTTCGTTACCACAATTAAGTGTGCTCTTTTCTATCGTAGCCGGAAGAGCCTAGACTACATATCAGACTACTTGCCACCAACCTACTCTGAGTTCATAAAC AGGTTTTGCTGTGATTCCCTCGGAGGACCAGTCCTACTTGTGGGCTATCACATGTTACTAGGACTACAACTGGTTCTGTTGGTTATTGGGATTTTGATCAAAAGAAACATTCATGTGCGCGGGATAGCTCACCTGCTGCTCTTTGCCGAGTACAAGGAAGGATGCATTGGCCTCAACCCATCATTTTACGATAAATTCTGCATTATGGGTGCTGTTCCTGTTTCAGGAATGAACCATTTCAAACTTCTCTCTAGGAAGTCTCACATCCTTCTATACCCGGATGGCAATCGCGAAGCCCTTCATAAGGGG GTAACTGTCGGTTACGAAGATCTAATGAAGATCCCGAACTTGAGAAATCTCATAAGAGAAATGAATAACGAGATTGTGAGGCTGTG TTCAGCCTACTATCACGATGACAGGACCACTGTCACTGGAGAGGTAACAAATCGAGATATGCACCTTCCAGGAATTATGCCCAAGATCCCGGAGCGGTTCTACTTCATGTTCGGAAAACCAATAGAAACCAAAG GGAGAGAGCAAGAACTGAGGGACAGGGACAAGTCTCATGAAGTCAAGTCCGAG AAAGCTCAACTGGACAGTTTAAATCAGAGGTCAGAGATTCCTAGTCATCTCGCAAGTCTGATGAACAATGCAAGATTTGATCGTCCAACGTAg